The proteins below come from a single Cervus canadensis isolate Bull #8, Minnesota chromosome 2, ASM1932006v1, whole genome shotgun sequence genomic window:
- the PTPN22 gene encoding tyrosine-protein phosphatase non-receptor type 22, producing the protein MDQREILQKFLDEAQHRKSNKEEFASEFLTLKRLSAKYKADKTYPTTVAERPKNIKKNRYKDILPYDHSLVELFMITSDEDSSYINANFIKGVYGPKTYIATQGPLPTTILDFWRMIWEYSILIIVMACMEFEMGKKKCERYWAEPGDTQLQLGPFSISCEAENRKSDYTIRTLKAKFNSETRTIYQFHYKNWPDHDVPSSIDPILELIWDVRCYQDDNSVPICIHCSAGCGRTGVLCAIDYTWMLLKDGIIPENFSVFSLIQEMRTQRPSLVQTQQQYELVYNAVLELFTRQMDVIRDKHSGTEIQAKDSVFEQNPNLKAKPYSPNLAKSTIKEAKVMNQQSKGRIRVKSAEASSFDLRTSEINEKEGLVMHPAKQSSSLEFLELNCGCNKNADTTMKWETKVFPIAGKPLQKHQSLDLSSILFGAYPKSKPVNAAGRYSNLKVPILRTKSTPFELMQQRDSKELDIKGNFYLESQPHNSCLDQPQKVMHVASAELNISPSHDSKHQTCNPANAKQHDSGAFNEHSYMSLVEDPYFSSLSPSSAHSKMSFDLPQKQDGSVLPCSSLSKSSTTLFPYYNSHDSLTLTTLTSFPPPLNQETAVVATSPRIEDEIPPPLPERTPESFIVVEEAELPQGVPKSSSSPVKVKTGTSLECSGTSESKKSDDLSVKPQSPKSDLQQDRSSSPPPPLPERTLESFLLADEDCTQAQSVETCSTSCPNTMENSTSSKQTLKPPGKNFTRSKSLKILRNVKKSICNSSPPNKPAETAQSSNSSSFLNFGFANRFSKPKGPRKPPSTWKI; encoded by the exons ACGCTGAAAAGACTATCCGCCAAATATAAGGCAGATAAAACCTATCCCACAACCGTGGCTGAGAGGCCCAAGAATATCAAGAAAAACAGATATAAGGATATTTTGCCTT ATGACCATAGCCTAGTAGAACTGTTCATGATAACCTCTGATGAGGATTCCAGCTACATCAATGCCAACTTCATTAAG GGAGTTTATGGACCCAAGACTTATATTGCCACCCAGGGACCTTTGCCTACAACTATCCTGGACTTCTGGAGGATGATTTGGGAATACAGCATCCTG ATCATTGTTATGGCATGCATGGAGTTTGAAATGGGAAAG AAAAAATGTGAGCGCTACTGGGCTGAACCAGGAGACACGCAACTGCAACTTGGTCCTTTCTCCATTTCCTGT GAGGctgaaaatagaaaatctgattaTACAATCAGGACTCTAAAAGCCAAGTTCAATAGT GAAACTCGAACCATCTATCAGTTCCATTATAAGAATTGGCCAGACCATGATGTGCCTTCATCTATAGACCCTATTCTTGAGCTCATTTGGGATGTGCGTTGTTACCAAGACGATAACAGTGTTCCCATATGCATTCACTGCAG TGCTGGTTGTGGAAGGACTGGTGTTCTCTGTGCTATTGATTACACGTGGATGTTGCTAAAAGATGGG ATAATTCCTGAGAACTTCAGTGTTTTTAGTTTGATCCAGGAAATGCGAACACAGAGGCCTTCATTAGTTCAAACTCAG CAACAGTATGAGCTGGTCTACAATGCGGTATTAGAACTATTTACGAGACAGATGGATGTTATCAGGGATAAACACTCTGGAACAGAG ATTCAAGCAAAGGATTCAGTTTTTGAGCAAAATCCCAACCTAAAAGCAAAACCTTATTCTCCTAACTTAGCAAAAAG taCCATAAAAGAAGCAAAAGTGATGAACCAACAGAGCAAAGGAAGGATAAGGGTGAAAAGTGCAGAAGCTTCTTCCTTTGACCTCAGGActtctgaaataaatgaaaaggaagggTTAGTCATGCACCCTGCTAAACAGAGCAGTTCTTTAGAGTTTTTGGAACTGAACTGTGGTTGTAACAAAAATGCTGACACAACCATGAAATGGGAGACAAAGGTGTTCCCAATAGCTGGGAAGCCTCTTCAGAAGCATCAAAGTTTGGACTTGAGTTCCATTTTGTTTGGAGCATATCCTAAATCTAAACCTGTAAATGCAGCAGGAAGATATTCTAATTTAAAGGTGCCAATACTGCGGACCAAATCAACTCCCTTTGAATTGATGCAACAGAGAgacagcaaagagttggacataaagggaaatttttatttggaaTCTCAACCACACAATTCTTGTCTTGATCAGCCTCAAAAAGTGATGCATGTTGCTTCAGCAGAACTGAATATTTCGCCATCACATGACTCTAAGCATCAAACGTGCAATCCTGCTAATGCAAAGCAGCATGACTCTGGTGCTTTTAATGAGCATTCTTATATGTCTTTAGTAGAAGATCCTTATTTTTCATCATTGTCTCCAAGTAGTGCTCATTCTAAGATGTCTTTTGATTTACCTCAGAAGCAAGATGGAAGTGTTTTACCTTGTTCTTCACTGTCAAAATCCTCTACAACCCTCTTTCCTTATTACAATTCACATGATTCTTTAACACTGACTACTCTGACCAGTTTTCCCCCACCACTGAACCAAGAGACAGCAGTAGTAg CAACTTCTCCGAGGATAGAAGATGAAATCCCTCCTCCACTTCCTGAACGGACACCTGAATCTTTTATTGTAGTAGAGGAAGCTG AACTCCCACAGGGTGTTCCCAAATCTTCATCTTCACCTGTGAAGGTAAAAACTGGAACGTCACTAGAATGTAGTGGAACATCTGAATCAAAGAAATCTGACGATTTG agtGTAAAACCCCAGAGTCCAAAATCag ATCTACAACAAGATCGTTCTTCTTCCCCACCACCTCCACTGCCAGAGAGAACCTTAGAGTCCTTCCTTCTTGCTGATGAAGATT GTACACAGGCTCAATCTGTAGAGACTTGTTCTACTAGCTGTCCTAACACCATGGAAAATTCAACATCTTCAAAACAGACACTGAAACCTCCTGGAAAGAATTTTACAAGGAGTAAG agTTTGAAAATTTTACGAAATGTGAAAAAGA GTATCTGTAATTCTTCCCCACCAAACAAGCCTGCAGAGACTGCTCAGTCAAGTAACTCCAGCTCCTTTTTGAATTTTG GTTTTGCAAATCGTTTTTCAAAACCCAAAGGACCAAGGAAACCACCATCAACTTGGAAAATTTAA